A genomic stretch from Haemophilus parainfluenzae ATCC 33392 includes:
- a CDS encoding VOC family protein, protein MGVKRIVANINVTQPVAAKAFYHDLLGLELLMDHGWIQTYGQDTTMSVQVSFASEGGSGMPVPDLSIEVDNLGELLERMQHAGFTPEYGPVTEPWGVRRFFVRDPFGRLVNILQHE, encoded by the coding sequence ATGGGCGTTAAACGCATTGTGGCCAATATCAACGTAACCCAACCCGTCGCAGCAAAGGCTTTCTACCATGACTTGCTTGGACTGGAATTGCTAATGGATCATGGTTGGATACAGACCTACGGGCAGGATACAACCATGTCTGTGCAGGTTAGTTTTGCCAGTGAAGGCGGTTCTGGCATGCCTGTGCCTGATTTGTCTATTGAAGTGGACAATCTGGGCGAATTATTGGAACGGATGCAGCATGCTGGTTTCACACCTGAATACGGACCAGTCACTGAGCCCTGGGGCGTGCGCCGTTTTTTTGTGCGTGATCCGTTTGGGCGGCTAGTGAATATTTTGCAGCATGAATAA
- a CDS encoding sulfurtransferase TusA family protein, with translation MKYQLNLTALSCPIPLLTAKKALANLAPNDELVLQLNRQSAVENFVVFCEENQCELVDKHWLSEQIFEVCLKKIN, from the coding sequence ATGAAATATCAATTAAATTTGACCGCACTTTCCTGCCCGATTCCGCTTTTAACGGCGAAGAAAGCTTTGGCAAATTTAGCGCCAAATGATGAATTAGTTTTGCAATTAAATCGTCAAAGTGCGGTAGAAAATTTTGTTGTTTTTTGTGAAGAAAATCAATGTGAATTAGTGGATAAACATTGGCTTTCCGAGCAAATCTTCGAAGTTTGCTTGAAAAAAATCAATTAA
- a CDS encoding hemerythrin domain-containing protein: protein MQILEPQQFATWNEPIDMLYACHSKVKRFCKQLTILPGYLEKNGVNQAVLNDVKTILQYFNHAAPLHHDDEEKDFFPALIEKAPQTKESVDELERQHVTLHENWAKLSEQLEELIAEKRTDVDERLITLFVASYDRHIALEEPLFELGKQYLSAEQLTAMGKIMFARRQA from the coding sequence ATGCAAATCCTCGAACCTCAACAATTTGCCACTTGGAATGAACCGATTGATATGCTTTATGCTTGTCATAGCAAAGTGAAACGCTTTTGCAAGCAGCTCACCATTCTTCCAGGCTATTTAGAAAAGAATGGCGTGAATCAAGCTGTATTAAATGATGTGAAAACCATTTTGCAGTATTTTAATCACGCGGCTCCACTTCACCATGATGATGAAGAAAAAGACTTCTTCCCCGCTTTAATTGAAAAAGCGCCTCAAACGAAAGAATCGGTAGATGAATTAGAACGCCAACATGTTACTTTGCATGAAAATTGGGCAAAGCTTTCTGAGCAGCTAGAAGAATTAATTGCTGAGAAACGCACTGATGTAGATGAAAGGCTGATTACGCTGTTTGTGGCGAGCTATGATAGACACATTGCCCTTGAAGAGCCGCTATTTGAGCTTGGTAAGCAATATTTATCCGCAGAACAACTCACGGCTATGGGCAAAATTATGTTTGCTCGTCGTCAAGCTTAA
- the queA gene encoding tRNA preQ1(34) S-adenosylmethionine ribosyltransferase-isomerase QueA, which produces MRVSDFHFNLPDELIARYPKEDRSSCRLLQLNGENGEISHRTFTDVLDLIDEGDLLIFNNTRVIPARMFGRKASGGKIEVLVERVLSEHHFLAHIRSSKAPKEGTELFLGEDKLGENNGVKAIMVGRQDALFEVELADKSRNVLDVLQEIGHMPLPPYIDRPDEEADQECYQTVYNKVPGAVAAPTAGLHFDDELLQKLHEKGVNFEFVTLHVGAGTFQPVRVENIEDHIMHAEYVELSQEVCNAIIETKKAGKRVIAVGTTSVRSVETAALSAEENGNPDLIEPYFSDTSIFIYPGKSFRVVDALITNFHLPESTLIMLVSAFAGFSHTMNAYKSAVENRYRFFSYGDAMFITKNPNVKGLE; this is translated from the coding sequence ATGCGTGTTTCTGACTTTCATTTTAACTTACCTGATGAGCTGATTGCTCGTTATCCTAAAGAAGATCGCTCTTCTTGCCGCTTGCTACAACTTAATGGCGAAAACGGTGAAATTTCTCACCGCACTTTTACCGATGTATTGGATTTAATCGATGAAGGGGATTTGTTGATTTTTAACAATACACGTGTGATCCCTGCTCGTATGTTTGGTCGTAAAGCCAGCGGCGGTAAAATTGAAGTGTTGGTGGAACGTGTTTTAAGTGAACATCATTTCTTAGCACATATTCGTTCGTCAAAAGCCCCGAAAGAAGGTACAGAATTATTTTTAGGCGAAGATAAACTCGGTGAAAATAATGGCGTAAAAGCCATTATGGTTGGTCGTCAAGATGCCCTTTTTGAAGTGGAATTAGCAGATAAAAGTCGCAATGTGCTTGATGTGTTGCAAGAAATCGGTCATATGCCTTTGCCGCCTTATATTGATCGACCTGATGAAGAGGCAGATCAAGAATGCTATCAAACCGTGTATAACAAAGTACCTGGTGCAGTGGCAGCGCCAACGGCTGGCTTGCATTTTGATGATGAGCTTTTACAAAAGCTACACGAAAAAGGTGTCAATTTTGAATTTGTAACTTTGCACGTAGGTGCGGGTACATTCCAACCTGTACGTGTTGAAAATATTGAAGATCACATTATGCATGCAGAATATGTGGAGCTTTCTCAAGAAGTCTGCAATGCCATTATTGAAACGAAGAAAGCGGGTAAACGTGTCATTGCAGTAGGCACAACATCAGTACGTTCTGTTGAAACCGCTGCCCTATCCGCAGAAGAAAATGGCAACCCAGATTTAATTGAACCTTATTTTTCTGATACGTCTATTTTTATTTACCCGGGTAAATCATTCCGTGTGGTGGATGCATTAATTACCAACTTCCACTTACCAGAAAGCACATTGATTATGTTGGTGTCTGCCTTCGCAGGCTTTAGCCACACCATGAACGCCTATAAAAGTGCGGTCGAAAATCGCTACCGTTTTTTCAGTTATGGCGATGCGATGTTCATTACTAAAAATCCCAATGTGAAAGGGTTAGAATAA
- the secD gene encoding protein translocase subunit SecD: MLNRYPLWKNLMVILVVAIGALYSLPNIYGEDPAVQISGTRGQQADTTALTEVQNVLKENNLSTKSIVLENGSILARFNNTDDQLLAKDKIAEKLGNNYTTALNLAPATPAWLSSIGANPMKWGLDLRGGVRFLMEVDMNSALAKRQEQLQDTLRNELRKEKIQFTAIKNGDKFGTTVTLENADQMSKAARIIRQLHPTLDVSDIGDNTLNLALSEASLTESRNLAIEQNLTILRKRVAELGVAEAVIQRQGAERIVIELPGVQDTARAKEILGATATLEFRIVNSLVNPESAARGMLPSDTEIKYDRQGRPVALYKRAVLGGEHIINSSSGLDQHTSTPQVSVTLDSEGGEIMSQTTKKYYKKPMATLYVEYKDNGKKDENGKTILEKSEEVINVATIQGRFSSNFQITGVSSSAEAQNLSMLLKSGALIAPVQIVEERTIGPSLGAQNVEQGIDASFWGLIAVIVFMLVYYKVFGIIASFALVINIVLLVGLMSILPGATLTMPGIAGIVLTLGMSVDANVLIFERIKEEIRNGRPIQQAINEGYNGAFTSIFDANLTTILTAIILYAVGTGPIQGFAVTLALGVAISMFTAITGTRAIVNFLYGGKRLEKLSI, from the coding sequence ATGTTAAATCGTTACCCATTATGGAAGAATCTAATGGTGATCCTTGTGGTCGCCATTGGTGCTTTATACTCTCTTCCAAATATCTATGGTGAAGATCCTGCGGTACAAATTTCTGGTACTCGCGGACAACAAGCAGACACCACCGCATTAACTGAAGTACAAAACGTACTAAAAGAAAATAACCTTTCAACCAAATCTATCGTTCTTGAAAATGGCTCTATTCTTGCCCGTTTCAACAACACAGATGACCAACTTCTTGCCAAAGATAAAATTGCAGAAAAACTTGGCAACAACTACACCACGGCATTAAACCTTGCACCAGCAACACCGGCTTGGTTAAGCAGCATTGGGGCTAATCCAATGAAATGGGGCTTGGACTTACGTGGTGGGGTACGTTTCTTGATGGAAGTGGACATGAATTCTGCGCTTGCTAAACGTCAAGAACAGTTACAAGACACATTACGCAACGAATTACGTAAAGAAAAGATTCAGTTTACGGCAATTAAAAACGGTGACAAATTTGGTACAACGGTCACATTAGAAAACGCTGACCAAATGTCGAAAGCAGCGCGTATTATTCGTCAATTACACCCAACATTAGACGTATCTGATATTGGTGACAACACCTTAAATCTTGCCCTTTCTGAAGCATCATTAACTGAATCACGTAACTTAGCGATCGAGCAAAACTTAACGATTTTGCGTAAACGTGTTGCTGAATTAGGCGTAGCTGAAGCAGTGATCCAACGTCAAGGCGCAGAACGTATCGTAATCGAATTGCCGGGCGTTCAAGATACTGCGCGAGCAAAAGAAATCTTAGGGGCAACTGCAACACTTGAATTCCGTATTGTGAATTCGTTGGTGAACCCTGAATCAGCAGCGCGCGGTATGTTACCTTCTGACACAGAAATCAAATATGACCGTCAAGGTAGACCTGTTGCACTTTACAAACGTGCGGTATTGGGTGGTGAACACATTATCAACTCAAGCTCGGGCTTAGACCAACACACCAGTACGCCACAAGTAAGTGTGACCTTGGACAGTGAAGGCGGCGAAATCATGTCGCAAACTACCAAGAAATACTATAAAAAACCAATGGCAACCTTGTATGTAGAATACAAAGACAACGGTAAAAAAGACGAAAATGGCAAAACCATTTTAGAGAAAAGTGAAGAAGTGATTAACGTTGCTACTATTCAAGGTCGCTTCAGTTCTAACTTCCAAATTACAGGTGTAAGCAGTTCTGCAGAAGCACAAAACCTTTCTATGTTATTAAAATCAGGTGCATTAATCGCGCCAGTGCAAATTGTTGAAGAACGTACAATCGGTCCTTCTCTTGGTGCACAAAACGTAGAACAAGGTATTGATGCAAGCTTCTGGGGCTTAATTGCGGTCATTGTCTTCATGCTGGTTTACTATAAAGTCTTTGGTATTATCGCAAGCTTTGCCTTGGTGATTAATATCGTTTTATTAGTCGGTTTGATGTCTATCCTACCTGGTGCAACACTCACCATGCCGGGGATTGCGGGTATCGTATTAACCCTGGGGATGTCGGTGGATGCCAACGTACTTATTTTTGAACGTATCAAAGAAGAGATTCGTAATGGCCGTCCAATCCAGCAAGCCATTAACGAAGGTTATAACGGTGCATTCACCTCTATCTTCGATGCGAACTTAACTACAATTTTAACGGCAATCATTCTTTATGCTGTGGGTACCGGTCCAATTCAAGGCTTTGCGGTAACCCTTGCATTAGGTGTAGCAATTTCAATGTTTACAGCGATTACTGGAACACGTGCTATCGTGAACTTCCTATACGGCGGTAAACGTCTTGAAAAATTATCAATTTAG
- the tgt gene encoding tRNA guanosine(34) transglycosylase Tgt, with protein MKYELDKTSGSARRGRLVFERPQGTFSVETPAFMPVGTYGTVKGMTPEEVRATGAEILLGNTFHLWLRPGQEVMRKHGDLHDFMQWHRPILTDSGGFQVFSLGKLRKITEEGVKFQNPINGERIFLSPEKSMEIQYDLGSDIVMIFDECTPYPATFDYAKKSMEMSLRWAKRSRDRFDELGNKNALFGIIQGGVFEELRKVSLEGLVNIGFDGYAVGGLAVGEPKEDMHRILEYICPQIPADKPRYLMGVGKPEDLVEGVRRGIDMFDCVMPTRNARNGHLFVTDGIVKIRNAKYRDDTSPLDPECDCYTCKNYTKAYLYHLDKCGEILGARLNTIHNLRYYQRLMAEIRQAIEDDRFDDFVVEFYARMGKPVPPLQLADKS; from the coding sequence ATGAAATATGAATTAGATAAAACCAGCGGCAGTGCACGTCGTGGTCGCTTGGTATTTGAACGTCCACAAGGCACGTTCAGCGTAGAAACCCCTGCATTTATGCCAGTGGGTACTTATGGCACCGTAAAAGGCATGACGCCAGAAGAAGTGCGTGCGACAGGGGCAGAAATTTTGCTTGGTAACACATTCCATCTATGGCTTCGTCCTGGTCAAGAAGTGATGCGTAAACACGGTGATTTACACGACTTTATGCAATGGCATCGTCCGATTTTAACTGACAGTGGTGGTTTCCAAGTATTTAGTTTAGGTAAATTACGTAAAATCACCGAAGAAGGCGTGAAATTCCAAAACCCAATTAACGGTGAGCGCATTTTCCTTTCACCTGAAAAATCCATGGAAATTCAATATGATTTAGGGTCTGACATCGTAATGATTTTCGATGAATGTACGCCTTATCCTGCAACTTTCGATTATGCGAAAAAATCCATGGAAATGTCTCTTCGTTGGGCAAAACGTAGCCGCGATCGCTTTGATGAATTAGGCAATAAGAATGCCTTATTCGGTATTATCCAAGGCGGCGTATTTGAAGAATTACGCAAAGTATCATTAGAAGGCTTAGTCAATATTGGCTTTGACGGTTACGCGGTGGGCGGTTTAGCGGTAGGCGAACCAAAAGAAGACATGCACCGTATCTTAGAATACATCTGCCCACAAATCCCAGCTGATAAACCGCGTTATTTAATGGGCGTGGGTAAGCCAGAAGATTTAGTGGAAGGCGTACGTCGTGGTATTGATATGTTTGACTGTGTAATGCCAACCCGTAACGCTCGTAACGGTCATTTATTCGTGACAGACGGCATTGTCAAAATCCGTAATGCAAAATACCGCGATGATACGAGTCCATTAGATCCAGAATGTGATTGCTACACCTGTAAAAACTACACCAAAGCTTATTTATATCATTTAGATAAGTGTGGTGAAATTTTAGGCGCTCGCTTAAATACTATTCACAATTTACGCTATTATCAACGTTTAATGGCGGAAATTCGTCAAGCTATCGAAGACGATCGTTTTGATGATTTTGTAGTGGAATTCTATGCTCGCATGGGCAAACCTGTTCCCCCATTACAATTAGCAGATAAATCATAA
- the yajC gene encoding preprotein translocase subunit YajC, translating into MEAQSPMSTLFIFVIFGLIFYFMIYRPQAKRNKEHKKLMSELAKGTEVLTAGGLIGKITKVTEGAEIVIALNDTTEITINRNYIVSVLPKGSVKSL; encoded by the coding sequence ATGGAAGCACAAAGCCCAATGTCCACGTTATTTATTTTCGTGATCTTCGGTTTAATTTTTTATTTTATGATTTACCGCCCACAAGCGAAACGTAATAAAGAACACAAAAAATTAATGTCTGAATTAGCGAAAGGCACTGAAGTATTAACCGCTGGTGGTTTGATTGGTAAAATCACTAAAGTAACCGAAGGTGCTGAAATTGTTATCGCGTTAAACGATACCACTGAAATCACGATTAACCGTAACTACATCGTTTCAGTATTACCGAAAGGTTCTGTAAAATCTCTCTAA
- the trhP gene encoding prephenate-dependent tRNA uridine(34) hydroxylase TrhP: MTTPFKPELLSPAGSLKNMRYAFAYGADAVYAGQPRYSLRVRNNEFNHANLKIGIDEAHALGKKFYVVVNIAPHNSKLKTFIKDLQPVIDMGPDALIMSDPGLIMLVRENFPDIDIHLSVQANAVNWATVKFWKQMGLTRVILSRELSIEEIAEIRQHVPDIELEIFVHGALCMAYSGRCLLSGYINKRDPNQGTCTNACRWEYKMEEGTTDEVGNIVPKIDPAQQIEVKNVAPTLGEGAVTDKVFLYTESQKPDEQMTAFEDEHGTYFMNSKDLRAVQHVEKLTALGVHSLKIEGRTKSFYYCARTAQVYRKAIDDAAAGKPFDESLMDTLESLAHRGYTEGFLRRHTHDEYQNYEYGYSISERQQFVGEFTGKRNEQGMAEVAVKNKFLLGDEVEMMTPQGNIVFKIEKMLNRKNENVEAALGDGHFVFLDVPQDIQLDYALLMRNLVNTNTRNPHN, translated from the coding sequence ATGACAACCCCATTTAAACCTGAATTACTCTCCCCTGCTGGCTCCCTAAAAAATATGCGCTATGCCTTTGCGTATGGTGCAGATGCCGTTTATGCAGGCCAACCACGTTACAGCTTACGTGTACGCAACAATGAATTTAATCATGCCAATTTAAAAATCGGGATCGATGAAGCCCATGCACTTGGCAAAAAATTCTATGTGGTCGTAAACATTGCACCGCATAACTCCAAACTCAAAACCTTTATCAAAGATTTACAACCTGTGATCGACATGGGCCCTGATGCCTTAATTATGTCTGACCCAGGCTTAATCATGTTGGTGCGTGAAAACTTCCCTGATATTGATATTCACCTTTCTGTACAAGCGAATGCGGTAAACTGGGCGACCGTCAAATTCTGGAAACAAATGGGATTAACCCGTGTGATTTTATCGCGCGAATTATCCATTGAAGAGATCGCTGAAATTCGCCAACACGTGCCTGATATCGAACTCGAAATTTTCGTACACGGTGCGTTATGTATGGCGTATTCTGGCCGCTGCTTACTTTCTGGCTATATCAACAAACGCGACCCAAACCAAGGCACTTGCACCAATGCTTGCCGTTGGGAATACAAAATGGAAGAAGGCACCACAGATGAAGTAGGCAACATCGTGCCGAAAATCGATCCCGCTCAACAAATCGAAGTGAAAAATGTCGCGCCAACTTTAGGCGAAGGTGCGGTAACGGATAAAGTCTTCCTTTATACCGAATCACAAAAACCCGATGAACAAATGACAGCGTTTGAAGATGAGCACGGCACCTACTTTATGAACTCGAAAGATCTACGTGCCGTACAACACGTGGAAAAATTGACCGCACTTGGTGTGCATTCTTTAAAAATCGAAGGCCGTACTAAATCCTTCTATTACTGTGCAAGAACCGCTCAAGTTTATCGCAAAGCCATTGATGATGCGGCAGCGGGCAAACCATTTGATGAAAGCTTAATGGATACTTTGGAATCCCTTGCACACCGTGGTTATACCGAAGGTTTCTTACGTCGTCATACGCACGATGAATACCAAAATTATGAATACGGCTACTCTATCTCTGAACGCCAACAATTTGTTGGTGAATTTACCGGTAAACGTAATGAACAAGGCATGGCTGAAGTGGCAGTGAAAAACAAATTCTTGCTTGGTGATGAAGTAGAAATGATGACTCCACAAGGCAATATCGTCTTTAAGATTGAAAAAATGCTCAATCGCAAAAACGAAAATGTGGAAGCCGCACTCGGCGATGGCCATTTTGTCTTTTTAGATGTGCCACAAGACATCCAGCTTGATTATGCCTTGTTGATGCGTAACCTAGTCAACACCAACACGCGCAATCCACATAATTAA